In Oryza sativa Japonica Group chromosome 8, ASM3414082v1, the sequence CAGGCCTCCTGCATTATTTACACTGTCTGCATCATCAAAGAGAGATCGCAGTGAGCTACCAAGGAGCCCCAATGGAGCATCTAGTCCTAATATCCCTGCCCGCAGTCTTCCAAGCACAAGGAGGCACTGCAGCAATGAATTCAAGTAGCATGTATTTCCAAGATTCGGTATCCCTTTAATAGGACAGGCATGCCCAATAACTGACCCAGATGCATGATCACCTGCCACATTGTCAACTCTCATTCCCTTCTCATCCTCCTCACGTAAACTGATGAAATAGTCATCCTCGTTGTCCATTACCACCCCAAAATGCTCAGTTCTGATGAAATAGCACTCTTCACACGCGAAGCAATACGCCACATGTGGCTTTTTGTACACCAAAGCAACCCAATGCTTGTTGACCGAGGCGTGCCATTTCCCGTGTGTAGTGCAGAAACGCGATTCGCAATCCAAGCACGCCGAGATTTCCCTCCCCTCAGTATTGCCACAATTGTCAGCATTACACATTGGGGTGTCATCGCAGGTCTTGATCAGTGCTATGGCCAAATTAATGTCATCCTCCCCATACAAGACGTGCCGGCACCGCCGAGCACGGCAGTCGCCGCCGACCGATGCCATCCATTGTAACGCCACGACTTTCTCCCACCAATCGTTCACATCCAGCGCCGTTGCCGCAGTATCCCCTGGCCTTGCTGCCTTCTTCTCCACGTCTATCACGCCTGAAATTGCAAGAATCAAAAGCCAAAAAAACTCGCGTGAATCCAGAAACCCCAAATTATCGGTAAGGACTAGGGATGAGAACATGAACCAAGAACTGAAGAAAGCGAaaataggaggaggaggagaacaagATCATAGAAGTTCACCGAGAGAGGCAGCATTTGGGTCATCGAGCTCCTTGCTCGGATTGTTTTTGATCAACCCAAGCAAGGACTTGAGACCGACTCCAGATTCGGCCTGATCTGTCGTCGTCGGAATTCGGTGCACCAGGCGCGGGGATTTCCGCGGGCTCTCGGCAGTATCCCCCACCCTCGGCCTCTTCTCGTCGTCCATCACGTCTGCAATTGCAACAACCACAAGCCAAAAAATCTCGCGTGAATCAATAAACCCCGAAGAAAACCAGAACGAATTAGGGAAAAATCCATAAACCTCAAAGCACGCCGCATGAGTTCACCAAAAAAGGAGACCGCGAGGAGCAACCAATAACAGCGCGAGGAGCAACCAAACCAAGAAAAAACCGAAAGAAATCGGGAAAAAAATTCCGAGAGAACTCCACCATAGGAGAGCAAGGGGCGAGCAGCATTTGGGCCATTAATTAAGCAAGGGAAGAACAACGCGAGGAGATTCTAGGGACTAGAAACCGAAATAATCGGAGAAACCGAGAGAGAACTCCACCAATAATCGAACCATTCCGGCGAGGACGACCAGCAACCACCCGCGCCCCGCCGCGGATTCGCGAACCAATAAACCCCCACCCAAAAGCGCGCGATCAAATCAAACCCCCCGCGTCGGCGACGAGCAGCAAAGCATcacagagagagggggggaggaaaTGCGGGTGCGAGAACTCACCGGAGCACCGCGCGCGTGCTCGGAATCTCGAACCCAGCGCGCGCTCGAGCTGGGGAATCCGGCGACGAGGGCtcgcgcgcggcgaggccgaggaggaagcttggaggagaaggcggagacggaggagggagggagcgagaggaggaagaagagggtggcggtggcgtgcgGCGCGTTGGGCTTTTTGGCCGGTTTGTGTTAATCACCTCCGGGATTCGTGACCGCGTGAGCCCTGCGTTTTATTCATCGATCGTGGGCCTAATGGGCCGAGGTCGTCCTGGCCTCGCGGCATGATGGGCCGGGCCCAACGATGAGATGGGCTTTCGTCTTGCTCTACTGCCGTAACGATATTGAGGCTGTGTTTAATTGCTAGGATTGGAAACcttctatgattaattaattaatattattaaaaatatttttaaaaattattattattaaaaatactttagaaatagattagtatgatttttttaaataatttttttacagaattttttttgcaaaaaacataccgtttagcagtttaggaAGCGTGTGCATGGAAAAGGAGTAAGTGGAGGTCAGGAATACGAAGAAACAAACTCACGCCGAGTGTTGTCTCATTCTGTaaaacttgttctttttttttatatgtttttcaTATCTAGTCTGATTTTTTGATCTGAAGAAAAATAAAGTGTGTGGTGTGGTATGCGTCTGTGGTGGTGTGTTTGCACTTTCCACATGCCTCCATGtaattaaaaatgaaaagaaaaataatcccTCCCCTCATTATTCCTTTGGGAGAACGGTGATGCTAAACAGAACGCACGATATCTCAGAATCAACGGTGACCATTGGAACAGCATGTTCTCACCCTCCCATGTTGGCATGTTATGTCATGTTCATCCAGATTCCAGAAAGCaatggaagaaagaaagaatgcTCTTGTTATTGCTACTTCAACGAGTATCTGAATCACCATGCATACAGTGTAGCTCaacaaatcaaatgatatgttACAAATTTTCCATAGTACTGTACAGAAATTGCTAACAACAGTACAATCCGACAAAACTGTACCAAAGGCCTAATGCATTCTTCTCGGACAAAAAGGTAGATAAGAATGCCTGTAACTAGATCAGCTAGTCAAAGAACAACCGAAATCTGGAACGTATATGTTGCGGCCAAATTGAAGTCCTGCAATGACTCAGCCAAAGCAACAGAAATCATCTTGATCGCAAGCCAACAGTCAGTATGTACAAATTTGAACTGGATTCTTGGCCATCCAAAGAATCCTGTGTGATTGCTATTCTAATTAGCAGCTGGTAGATATAGAATTCCACACATCTCAGCCTTCCATCCTCTCATAGAAAAGAAGGTAAGCCTCGCACTTGAGAACTTCTTCTAAAGGGACTTCTCTGATGTCGGTGTCACTTGCCCAAAACCATGAGGAAGAGCCATTGGTCTGCTGCGGACGACTTTGTCTCACATAAGCAACAAAGTGCCCTGAATCTTTGCCGTGGCCATGGTGCTCAATAACACTAGCTAGACGATAAATTGAATTATCTTTGTCCACTGAGCTGAAAATTAGAGGGGGGAAAATCAGACCAGGCGTAAGACTTTTCTAATGTAAACAACAGCACGTCTTTCTTGGCTAAAATATCTTTGTAAATGAATATAGTGTTAGCGAGAAACCATTGTGGATGGTTTTTTTATGTAGGCTGTTATTTTAAAAGACAAGGATCTAAAGAACAGTGAACGATACTCTGCTACAGTGAATTTACTTTGGCCAACATGATGGATATTATCAACAAGCCTAGAGTTACTCTGAGGATGTATAACCTGACTCTAAAGGATAGGAAAGAACAAGAGAGTAGAGAGCAATCAAAATTGGGTCCTTAAAATAACATAAATTCAAATTACTCTAAAATCCAAATCGCACATAATTCCCCAAATACAGTTGAAACATTTACATTGTCACCTTGTTTTCATTTCGCAGGAAAACAGCGTACTGTTGAAAATTACTAGCAAGGGGGGCCACAAAACCGTCAACAAGCAATCCATGTCTTATTTAGTTATGGTTAATGTTACACGAGGCATCTAGATGACACACTGAAATGCACAGTACAAATAATCCACAATTCCACATACTCATAGAAAGAAAGCATGAAAAATATGTCACCCAAAAGCAACCTATTGCAGGAGAGATGTATTCTTAAAGCAAAACGAACAAATTaggaaaaataatatttattagcTTACTACAAATTAGAAACTTATTTAAACTGGCAGAGAATCATTAGAACGGTTACATTTTTTGtcgaaaaaagaaataaatgcaGTAATCAGTACCTGGGGTCCATGAACAGTCCCACATCAAGGATTTCCTTAAAGCTCACATGTCCTTTCACCTTATCAGACTGCAACAATGATCTTTTCAGATGAATGACTAGTACAGGTGGCAGCAGGCTAAGACGTGTTTGAATTACACTTTTATTCAGCTTCTGAGCAAACTTGGAGCAGTTCTCACAGGTCAGTTCTACCGTCTCTGCTTCAAAATGCAGTTCCAAGCACTCCTCAATCGACGCAAGAGAGTTTATATCCTGTGCCTTGTTACAAATAATATTGCTACTCCGAGTTTTCCCCTTGTCTTTTGCAGTAACTTTTGCTGAGGAAGTGGTCACCTTGGCCTCAGTACTAACTTCTGGCCGAACAGCACTGCCATTTTTCTCCACATCAATACCTAATGCTACCTGTGCATCATCTTCCCTTAGTGGAGAAAAGGTTGGAGCTGGAGCAAGATATTCTGGAATGTGGGAATCTGCTCGTGTTGCATCCATTCCCTCAACTTTGGCATCCGACAACACGTTTTGAGGAAGGAAatcaacagcctttccttggaCCTTATCCTTCTGAATCTGCAAAGGGCCTTGTACAGCATCCTTGCTTTGTGAGATCTGTTCCACTTTAGTAGAATCTGTAGAATGAAGCAAATAAAATTTTAGTTTTGTCCTCATCAGCTGCTTCATGAAACCAGCAAACTTCCTTTTGATTATTtgaagcttctttttttttcaacgatCTCCGCACGTACTTAAGTTAACCAACAAATTGGAGCAATATTTATTATACAAGGAGGACTCAACTCCCTTAGCTATCTTCCCAGTGCCAATAACTGCTACACTGTAACGAAAAACATTGCCATGCTAAATTTGCTGAAACATCCTGCTTGTCTAATGTAGACGTCCTGAAAGTTCTGGTATTTCTGCAGTCCATGTATAATCAAGTCCTTGAACATGTTTCTTCATTTATCTAGTAAAACAGTGCCATTCTACAAAATGCCCTTTTTCTTGTCTGGAgcaaaaaatcaaaaataatAGTGGTACTATCACAGTTTGGTGTGTTCGGTCATAGTTTTACGTTCTGACTTCTGAGACACCATGCACGT encodes:
- the LOC4346108 gene encoding uncharacterized protein produces the protein MKQLMRTKLKFYLLHSTDSTKVEQISQSKDAVQGPLQIQKDKVQGKAVDFLPQNVLSDAKVEGMDATRADSHIPEYLAPAPTFSPLREDDAQVALGIDVEKNGSAVRPEVSTEAKVTTSSAKVTAKDKGKTRSSNIICNKAQDINSLASIEECLELHFEAETVELTCENCSKFAQKLNKSVIQTRLSLLPPVLVIHLKRSLLQSDKVKGHVSFKEILDVGLFMDPSSVDKDNSIYRLASVIEHHGHGKDSGHFVAYVRQSRPQQTNGSSSWFWASDTDIREVPLEEVLKCEAYLLFYERMEG
- the LOC4346107 gene encoding ubiquitin carboxyl-terminal hydrolase 1 isoform X1, with product MDDEKRPRVGDTAESPRKSPRLVHRIPTTTDQAESGVGLKSLLGLIKNNPSKELDDPNAASLGVIDVEKKAARPGDTAATALDVNDWWEKVVALQWMASVGGDCRARRCRHVLYGEDDINLAIALIKTCDDTPMCNADNCGNTEGREISACLDCESRFCTTHGKWHASVNKHWVALVYKKPHVAYCFACEECYFIRTEHFGVVMDNEDDYFISLREEDEKGMRVDNVAGDHASGSVIGHACPIKGIPNLGNTCYLNSLLQCLLVLGRLRAGILGLDAPLGLLGSSLRSLFDDADSVNNAGGLLDPEKLLACVRMLNPEFKGNGMHDSQEALCILRTGLDKEERAMKLSNMQAGAPSAVAPTVIDSIFGGQLSVTSSCKHCSVRSLSHDVFHDLSVPLPQESPAKSDELSPWTKGRRSPRKIRINLLSAIDKHKSDNEKTQSPASELEDVFLVKRSKPLKVGKLICLCA